In Desulfuromonas acetexigens, the following proteins share a genomic window:
- a CDS encoding tetratricopeptide repeat protein yields MSPYSNELSLDPEHFTLWAPEAGMTVPVGPEQTPVPLPVIPLPIHPEALKDGAPSANAIGEGIYDYLRQFPDCLRNRPYAELLRDAYPHYLADLGAQILMLDHKEVDSFYIRRKITYMKILALLDAENLGLRLRLGIEYFQLSQMFSEFAEARAYLLKAMGYLQEVVKAQPDNLQAQNVLGRIDYLFGDYPSAVTRWRQVVDKLPPGEARAALSEMVARLQGQELPETPLIDDYEHIGAAMELYGQGHFEEAVTTLDIIEERGRFTTEIPCCEFFYFLGMCRSRMGNTGGAFEALEKALELNPDYTPAREAMDRLLETGKAD; encoded by the coding sequence ATGTCACCGTATTCAAACGAACTTTCTCTCGATCCCGAACATTTCACCCTGTGGGCTCCCGAAGCGGGGATGACCGTGCCGGTGGGCCCCGAACAGACCCCTGTCCCGTTGCCGGTGATTCCGCTGCCGATCCATCCCGAAGCCCTCAAGGATGGAGCTCCTTCCGCCAATGCCATCGGCGAAGGAATTTACGACTATCTGCGCCAGTTTCCCGACTGCCTGCGCAATCGTCCCTATGCCGAACTCCTGCGCGATGCCTACCCACACTATCTTGCCGACCTCGGCGCCCAGATCCTCATGCTCGATCACAAGGAAGTGGACAGTTTCTATATCCGCCGCAAGATCACCTACATGAAGATCCTGGCTTTGCTCGACGCAGAGAACCTCGGCCTGCGCCTGCGTCTGGGCATCGAATATTTTCAGCTGTCCCAGATGTTCAGCGAGTTCGCCGAGGCCCGGGCCTATCTGCTCAAAGCCATGGGTTATCTGCAGGAGGTGGTGAAAGCGCAACCGGACAATCTTCAGGCGCAAAATGTGCTGGGACGCATCGATTATCTCTTCGGCGATTACCCCTCGGCCGTCACCCGCTGGCGGCAGGTTGTCGACAAACTCCCCCCGGGGGAAGCCCGCGCTGCCCTAAGCGAAATGGTGGCGCGCCTGCAAGGCCAGGAATTGCCCGAAACACCGCTGATTGACGATTATGAACACATCGGCGCGGCGATGGAGCTTTACGGCCAAGGGCATTTCGAGGAGGCGGTTACCACCCTTGATATCATCGAGGAACGGGGCCGATTCACCACCGAGATTCCTTGCTGCGAGTTCTTTTATTTTCTCGGGATGTGCCGGAGTCGGATGGGAAATACCGGTGGTGCCTTCGAGGCGTTGGAAAAGGCGCTCGAACTCAATCCCGACTATACTCCGGCGCGGGAAGCGATGGATCGCTTGCTGGAGACGGGAAAAGCCGACTGA
- the holB gene encoding DNA polymerase III subunit delta' yields the protein MTFSQILGHDRQKDILRRALAHGRLAHAYLFEGPEGVGKRLMAIALTRALFCAEKTGCGSCPACRKIDHHNHPDLHILEAEGQTIKIEQVRALQKELAFRPLEGPRKVCLIDGAERMNAAAGNALLKTLEEPSGDALLILLSSRPESILSTIRSRCQRLPFTRLPQAQLKEVLLERMALDATQGHILAALSEGSFKKALGKDRDLYLEKRRELLKALTALAPGRVLPLFELAQTLADDKDRIFDILDIFQAFYRDLLLYRQGRPEEELVNIDLAEKIRRVAARESLPSLLAKLDAIDAGRRHLERNVNRQLALEVLLMRLAA from the coding sequence GTGACCTTCAGCCAGATCCTCGGCCACGACCGGCAAAAGGATATCCTGCGGCGCGCCCTCGCCCACGGCCGCCTCGCCCACGCCTATCTCTTCGAAGGTCCCGAGGGGGTCGGCAAAAGGCTCATGGCGATCGCACTGACGAGAGCGCTCTTCTGCGCGGAAAAAACAGGCTGCGGCAGTTGCCCGGCCTGCCGCAAGATCGATCATCATAACCATCCCGACCTGCACATTCTTGAGGCGGAAGGACAGACGATCAAAATCGAACAGGTGCGGGCGTTGCAGAAGGAACTGGCCTTTCGACCCCTGGAAGGGCCGCGCAAGGTCTGCCTGATTGACGGCGCCGAACGGATGAACGCGGCGGCGGGGAACGCCCTGCTCAAGACCCTGGAGGAACCGAGCGGCGACGCCCTGCTGATCCTGCTCAGCAGCCGCCCCGAAAGTATTCTGAGCACCATCCGCTCCCGCTGCCAGCGCCTCCCCTTTACCCGTTTGCCTCAGGCGCAGCTCAAAGAAGTACTGCTCGAGCGCATGGCCCTCGATGCCACCCAGGGGCACATTCTGGCGGCCCTCTCCGAAGGAAGCTTCAAAAAGGCCCTGGGCAAGGATCGTGATCTCTACCTGGAAAAACGGCGGGAGCTGCTCAAGGCCCTGACCGCCCTGGCCCCCGGGCGGGTTCTGCCTCTTTTCGAGCTGGCGCAAACCCTGGCCGATGACAAGGACAGGATTTTCGATATCCTCGACATTTTTCAGGCTTTTTACCGGGATTTGCTTCTTTACCGGCAAGGACGCCCGGAAGAGGAACTGGTCAACATCGACCTGGCCGAGAAGATCCGTCGCGTCGCGGCGCGGGAAAGCCTCCCCTCGCTGCTGGCCAAGCTCGACGCCATCGACGCCGGCCGTCGCCACCTGGAACGTAACGTCAATCGCCAGCTCGCCCTGGAAGTACTGCTGATGCGGCTGGCCGCCTGA
- the tmk gene encoding dTMP kinase, translating to MALFISFEGGEGCGKSTQIAALAARLTNRGIPVLATREPGGCAIADAIRRILLNPANATLVPRAELLLYAAARAQHVDEVIQPALSQGTWVLCDRFTDATVAYQGGGRQLPSATIETLNRIATDGLQPDLTLLLDLPVEEGLRRAIGRNDQDGTAHEGRFEAETLAFHQRVRVVYQQLAESHERFRVVDAFGTVAAVAGRIDRVLDEFLAERGIQL from the coding sequence ATGGCGCTTTTCATCAGCTTTGAAGGCGGGGAAGGCTGCGGCAAGTCGACCCAGATCGCGGCCCTGGCCGCGCGCTTGACCAACCGGGGGATACCGGTGCTGGCGACCCGCGAACCGGGCGGCTGCGCCATCGCCGACGCCATTCGCCGCATTCTCCTCAATCCGGCCAATGCCACCCTGGTTCCCCGTGCGGAACTGCTCCTTTACGCCGCCGCCCGCGCCCAGCATGTGGATGAAGTCATCCAACCGGCCCTGAGCCAGGGCACCTGGGTGCTCTGCGATCGTTTCACCGACGCGACCGTCGCTTACCAGGGCGGGGGACGGCAACTGCCGTCGGCCACCATTGAGACCCTGAACCGAATCGCCACGGACGGACTGCAACCCGACCTCACTCTCCTGCTCGATCTGCCGGTGGAAGAAGGTCTGCGCCGGGCAATCGGCCGCAATGACCAGGACGGTACCGCCCATGAAGGGCGCTTCGAGGCGGAGACGCTGGCCTTTCATCAGCGGGTGCGCGTGGTCTACCAGCAACTCGCCGAGAGTCACGAGCGTTTTCGCGTCGTCGACGCCTTCGGGACAGTCGCCGCCGTTGCCGGACGGATTGACCGGGTTCTCGATGAATTTCTGGCGGAAAGAGGCATCCAACTGTGA
- a CDS encoding TatD family hydrolase: MQESLPLLIDTHAHLDHGQFDEDRQAVIERAFDQGISHILSVGCDLESSAANVRLAETYPNIHAAVGIHPHDAPQADEAGIVQLTKLLEQSEKIVAVGEIGLDFYRDRAPRDVQRLAFRRQIALARQVKKPIIVHDRDAHDEVLQILREEKAAEVGGVLHCFSGDKEMARACLDLGFYLSFPGTITYPKNDATREVVRAVPIDHLLVETDCPYLAPLPFRGKRNEPAHVRQTAAMIAEIKGLTLEDVARITSRNACTLFGIGEIDQSGKIAYRIRDSLYLNLTNRCSNACTFCAKFKEFVVKGHALKLDHEPDFTEVIRAIGDPTRYKEVVFCGYGEPLLRIELVKEVATWLHQRGVKVRINSDGQANLVHGRDILPELAGLVDTLSVSLNAADGETYQRICRSPYGEQAYEGVKDFLRRAPAHIPEVIATAVTLPGIDVAACRAVAKELGVNFREREYNEVG, translated from the coding sequence ATGCAAGAGTCCCTCCCCCTGTTGATCGACACCCATGCCCATCTCGATCACGGCCAGTTCGACGAAGACCGACAAGCAGTCATTGAGCGCGCTTTTGATCAGGGAATTTCCCACATCCTCAGCGTCGGCTGCGACCTGGAAAGTTCCGCAGCCAATGTCCGCCTCGCTGAAACCTACCCCAACATTCACGCCGCCGTCGGCATTCATCCCCATGATGCGCCGCAAGCGGATGAGGCCGGAATCGTCCAACTGACGAAATTGCTGGAACAATCGGAAAAGATCGTCGCCGTCGGCGAGATCGGGCTCGATTTCTATCGTGATCGTGCCCCCCGGGATGTGCAGCGCCTCGCCTTCCGCCGTCAGATCGCCCTGGCCCGGCAGGTGAAAAAGCCGATCATCGTCCACGACCGGGATGCCCACGACGAGGTTTTACAAATTCTGCGTGAGGAAAAAGCCGCCGAGGTTGGCGGCGTGCTGCACTGTTTCAGCGGCGATAAAGAGATGGCTCGCGCCTGCCTCGATCTCGGTTTCTATCTTTCCTTTCCCGGGACCATCACTTATCCCAAAAATGATGCCACCCGTGAGGTGGTACGCGCTGTCCCGATCGATCATCTGCTGGTCGAAACCGATTGCCCCTATCTTGCCCCCCTGCCCTTTCGCGGCAAGCGCAACGAACCGGCCCATGTCCGCCAGACGGCGGCGATGATCGCCGAGATCAAAGGCCTGACCCTTGAGGATGTCGCTCGCATCACCAGCCGCAACGCCTGCACGCTTTTCGGCATCGGCGAAATTGACCAGAGCGGCAAGATCGCCTACCGCATCCGCGACTCTTTGTACCTCAATCTCACCAACCGCTGCTCCAACGCCTGTACCTTCTGCGCCAAGTTCAAGGAATTCGTGGTCAAGGGGCATGCGCTGAAGCTCGACCACGAACCCGATTTCACCGAAGTGATCCGGGCCATCGGCGATCCGACCCGATACAAGGAGGTGGTTTTCTGCGGTTACGGCGAGCCCCTGCTGCGCATCGAACTGGTCAAAGAGGTCGCTACCTGGCTCCACCAGCGGGGAGTTAAAGTGCGCATCAATAGCGACGGCCAGGCGAACCTGGTCCATGGACGCGACATCCTGCCGGAACTCGCCGGGCTGGTCGATACCCTCTCCGTTTCCCTCAATGCCGCCGACGGCGAGACCTATCAGCGCATCTGCCGTTCCCCCTATGGGGAACAGGCCTACGAGGGGGTCAAGGATTTCCTGCGACGGGCGCCGGCGCACATCCCCGAGGTCATCGCCACGGCGGTGACGCTGCCGGGGATCGATGTCGCCGCCTGCCGGGCTGTCGCCAAGGAATTGGGAGTGAATTTTCGCGAAAGGGAATACAACGAGGTAGGATAA
- a CDS encoding MlaE family ABC transporter permease, with amino-acid sequence MIEAIGRQLMNMAQTAGEMVRLFAQTIYFFRAAPRNLPSIFRQTAEVGIGTLPVALVLALFVGMVLALQTGSELALYGTQEVIGAIVGLSMVKELGPVMTSLLVAGRVGSSMAAEVGAMQVYEEIDALRTLEINPVRYLAMPRLLACLLAVPCLVIFSMLIGIAGGAFISNVNPLIDVPYNVYYENLIRAIGYEEIFKGLTKATVFGGIIAHVGCYVGFKTKGGARGIGQSTTRAVVMSFVMILVADYFLSRMMM; translated from the coding sequence ATGATCGAGGCGATCGGCCGGCAACTCATGAATATGGCCCAGACTGCCGGCGAGATGGTGCGACTCTTCGCCCAGACCATCTATTTCTTCCGCGCCGCGCCGCGCAATCTGCCGTCGATCTTCCGGCAGACCGCTGAAGTCGGCATCGGCACCCTGCCGGTAGCTTTGGTGCTGGCCCTCTTCGTCGGCATGGTGCTCGCTCTGCAGACCGGATCGGAGCTGGCTCTTTACGGCACCCAGGAAGTGATCGGGGCGATTGTCGGCCTTTCCATGGTCAAGGAGTTGGGGCCGGTGATGACCAGCCTGCTGGTGGCCGGGCGGGTCGGCTCGTCGATGGCCGCCGAGGTCGGAGCGATGCAGGTTTACGAGGAGATCGACGCCCTGCGCACCCTGGAAATCAACCCGGTGCGCTATCTGGCCATGCCCCGTCTGCTCGCCTGCCTGCTCGCGGTTCCTTGCCTGGTGATCTTTTCCATGCTCATCGGCATCGCCGGTGGGGCCTTTATCAGCAACGTCAATCCGTTGATCGATGTACCCTACAACGTCTATTACGAAAACCTGATCCGTGCCATCGGCTATGAAGAGATTTTCAAGGGTCTGACCAAGGCTACGGTCTTCGGCGGCATCATCGCCCATGTCGGCTGCTATGTCGGCTTCAAGACCAAAGGCGGGGCGCGGGGCATCGGCCAGTCGACCACTCGTGCCGTGGTCATGTCCTTTGTCATGATTCTGGTGGCCGACTATTTTCTCAGTCGGATGATGATGTGA
- a CDS encoding PSP1 domain-containing protein, whose protein sequence is MPKIVSLKFRDAGKHYFFNPLDFELAKGDRVVVETDRGRALATVVVPPEERAEDQLPADLKSVVRIATDEDLAMAQANVEREREAYLYCQDRIHKRNMEMKLVRAEYLFDGSKIIFYFTADGRVDFRELVKDLAHYFHTRIEMRQIGVRDEAKLIGGIGICGRELCCCTFLTEFTPVSVRMAKEQGLALNPTKISGQCGRLLCCLSYEFETYCSLKKCLPKCGRKVQLDGIKGEVVNQDVLRQKVQVRLEDGRSVAVTSEQIEEGKGPTPAMGEEAPRRNRPSSGGRGKPGRGEGRSQSPAAPPSPPVPPTKPAKPAKPAPPVEVKAPEPPSEGEEAAKTSRKRSRSRRRPRRK, encoded by the coding sequence ATGCCGAAAATCGTTTCCCTGAAATTCCGCGATGCCGGAAAACATTATTTCTTCAACCCCCTTGATTTCGAACTGGCCAAGGGTGATCGGGTCGTGGTCGAAACCGACCGCGGTCGGGCGCTGGCCACGGTCGTGGTCCCACCGGAAGAACGAGCGGAGGACCAGCTTCCCGCTGATCTCAAAAGTGTCGTCCGGATCGCCACCGACGAAGATCTGGCCATGGCCCAGGCCAATGTCGAGCGGGAACGGGAGGCTTACCTCTACTGCCAGGATCGCATCCACAAACGCAACATGGAGATGAAGCTGGTGCGGGCCGAGTACCTCTTCGACGGCTCGAAGATCATCTTCTATTTCACCGCCGATGGCCGCGTCGACTTTCGCGAGCTGGTCAAGGATCTGGCCCATTATTTCCATACCCGCATCGAGATGCGTCAGATCGGCGTGCGCGACGAAGCCAAGTTGATCGGCGGCATCGGCATTTGCGGGCGGGAACTCTGCTGTTGCACCTTCCTCACCGAATTCACTCCGGTTTCCGTGCGCATGGCCAAGGAACAGGGGCTGGCGCTCAACCCGACCAAGATTTCCGGCCAGTGCGGACGCCTGCTCTGCTGCCTGAGCTACGAATTCGAAACCTACTGCAGTCTCAAAAAATGTCTGCCCAAGTGCGGTCGCAAGGTACAGCTTGACGGGATCAAGGGTGAGGTGGTGAATCAGGACGTTCTGCGGCAAAAGGTGCAAGTACGCCTTGAAGACGGCCGCAGCGTCGCCGTAACCTCCGAGCAGATCGAAGAAGGAAAGGGGCCGACCCCGGCCATGGGCGAGGAAGCCCCACGCCGCAACCGGCCATCGTCGGGGGGACGGGGCAAGCCGGGACGGGGCGAAGGCCGCTCCCAGTCCCCCGCCGCGCCGCCAAGCCCGCCCGTCCCGCCGACCAAACCGGCGAAACCGGCGAAACCGGCCCCACCGGTCGAGGTCAAAGCCCCGGAACCGCCGTCCGAAGGCGAAGAAGCCGCCAAGACCAGCCGCAAGCGGAGTCGCAGTCGCCGCCGCCCCCGTCGCAAATAA
- a CDS encoding acetoin utilization protein AcuC produces the protein MSKTVANSDSWALVYSRRFDDFTFGEDHPFKVARYRLTYELLRMLGLLDLPGVRQVECPFAPEELLAGFHAPGYLATLKEFSRDNTPRANFRYGLGDVENPVFQGVYEWSLLGCGGTLEAARQVVDVGCRVAFSLAGGYHHAHAARASGFSYLNDAVIAIQELVRRGLRVAYVDIDAHHGDGVQEAFYTSNQVLTISLHESGENFFPQTGFPQELGEGEGYGYSVNLPFRAHSDDLIFEQGFRSVVLPMLRAFAPDVLVTQMGVDTLRTDPLTRLEMTTGTIEYAAREFLATGLPWVCIGGGGYEKLNVARSWALLWAAIVGAEVSDHLPDDFVALIRDLGYDDTRLRDVPHLAQPNDFARAQESLEKNLRVLERKLFPLHCISTGGGR, from the coding sequence ATGTCAAAAACAGTTGCCAATTCAGACTCTTGGGCTCTGGTCTATTCACGCCGCTTTGACGATTTCACCTTCGGCGAAGACCATCCCTTCAAGGTGGCGCGCTACCGGCTGACCTATGAGCTGTTGCGCATGCTCGGCCTTTTGGATCTTCCCGGCGTGCGCCAGGTCGAGTGCCCCTTTGCGCCGGAAGAGTTGCTGGCCGGGTTTCATGCCCCCGGCTATCTGGCGACGCTCAAGGAATTCAGCCGCGACAACACTCCCCGGGCGAATTTCCGCTATGGCCTGGGAGATGTGGAAAATCCTGTTTTCCAAGGCGTTTATGAATGGTCGCTGCTCGGTTGCGGCGGCACCTTGGAAGCCGCCCGTCAGGTCGTGGACGTGGGTTGCCGGGTCGCCTTTTCCCTGGCTGGCGGCTACCATCATGCCCACGCCGCCCGCGCTTCCGGTTTCAGCTACCTGAACGATGCGGTCATCGCCATCCAGGAGCTCGTCCGCCGGGGCTTGCGGGTCGCGTATGTGGATATCGACGCCCACCACGGCGACGGCGTGCAGGAAGCTTTTTATACCAGTAACCAGGTTCTCACCATCTCCCTGCATGAATCCGGGGAAAACTTCTTTCCCCAAACCGGCTTTCCCCAAGAGTTGGGAGAAGGGGAGGGGTACGGCTACTCGGTGAATCTCCCTTTTCGTGCCCATTCCGACGATCTGATTTTCGAGCAGGGCTTTCGCAGCGTCGTTCTCCCCATGTTGCGGGCTTTTGCCCCCGATGTACTGGTGACCCAGATGGGGGTCGACACCTTGCGCACCGACCCCCTCACGCGCCTGGAAATGACCACCGGCACCATCGAATACGCCGCTCGTGAGTTTCTCGCCACGGGCCTGCCCTGGGTCTGCATCGGCGGTGGCGGCTACGAAAAGCTCAACGTCGCCCGCTCCTGGGCGCTCCTTTGGGCCGCCATCGTTGGGGCCGAAGTTTCTGATCACCTTCCCGACGACTTTGTTGCGTTGATCCGCGACCTGGGCTACGACGACACCCGTTTGCGCGACGTGCCCCACCTGGCGCAGCCTAACGACTTCGCCCGCGCCCAGGAATCCCTGGAAAAAAATCTGCGGGTGCTTGAACGGAAACTTTTCCCATTGCACTGCATTTCTACCGGAGGTGGCCGATGA
- a CDS encoding ABC transporter ATP-binding protein, whose protein sequence is MFSGLFADWFVPESHGVTNYAEPRGVSLRIEGLSKSFDGRAVLRDIHLDIAPGETFSIIGPSGTGKSVLLKHIVGLIEPDAGRIHIDGEDISAADKGASSYRYSMVFQTSALFNSLTVGENVGLWLREKRVCPEERIRAIVAEKLALVGLEGNEEKLISELSGGMKKRVAIARSLAMNPDLILYDEPTAELDPITSDELAQVIMDLKAKVNLTTVIVTHDLSFALYLSDRIAMIDGGEIVVVGTPDEIKNSQNPVVRKFLYTNTKGIKGDV, encoded by the coding sequence ATGTTCAGCGGACTGTTCGCCGACTGGTTTGTTCCCGAGTCGCACGGGGTCACCAACTATGCCGAACCGCGTGGGGTCAGCCTGCGCATCGAGGGGCTGAGTAAATCCTTCGACGGCCGGGCCGTGCTGCGCGACATCCATCTCGATATCGCCCCTGGGGAGACCTTTTCCATCATCGGCCCCTCGGGCACAGGGAAGAGCGTGCTGCTCAAGCATATCGTGGGCCTGATCGAGCCCGATGCTGGGCGCATCCACATCGATGGCGAGGATATCTCCGCCGCCGACAAGGGCGCTTCAAGCTACCGCTACAGCATGGTCTTTCAGACCTCGGCGCTCTTCAACTCCCTGACCGTGGGGGAGAATGTGGGGTTGTGGCTCAGGGAAAAGCGGGTCTGTCCCGAAGAGCGCATCCGCGCCATTGTCGCGGAAAAGCTCGCCCTGGTCGGGCTGGAGGGGAACGAGGAGAAACTCATTTCGGAGCTTTCCGGGGGGATGAAGAAGCGGGTCGCTATCGCCCGCTCCCTGGCGATGAATCCCGATCTGATCCTCTATGATGAGCCGACCGCCGAACTCGATCCGATTACCTCCGACGAACTCGCCCAGGTGATCATGGATCTCAAGGCCAAGGTCAACCTCACCACCGTCATCGTCACCCACGACCTGAGTTTCGCCCTGTATCTCTCTGATCGTATCGCCATGATCGACGGCGGCGAAATCGTGGTGGTCGGCACACCGGATGAAATCAAAAACAGTCAGAATCCCGTGGTGCGCAAATTTCTTTACACCAACACCAAGGGGATCAAGGGAGACGTCTGA
- the metG gene encoding methionine--tRNA ligase, protein MDRRFYITTPIYYVNDVPHIGHAYTTLACDVLARYKRARGYEVFFLTGTDEHGQKVEKAAIAAGETPLELADRVVKRFQALWEKLNISHTDFIRTTQERHKKGVSELFRRIEAKGDIFLGEYEDWYCTPCETFWTETQLINGACPDCGRPTEKLKEESYFFRMSKYQEALLAHIEANPDFIQPRGRRNEIISFLKEGLRDLSISRTTFSWGIPVPGNERHVIYVWFDALTNYITALGFPDDVDGNFAKFWPVDAHVIGKDILRFHTVYWPTFLLAAGLPLPKKVFAHGWWTVEGQKMSKSLRNVVEPNMLIDKYGVDAIRYFLLREVPFGLDGDFSHAALVHRINSDLANDLGNLVSRSTAMLGKYFGGTLPAAAANEALDEAFIQRFPAAITKVDELMDELAFNKALQAIWELVGAANKYIDETAPWALAKEESLRPRLATVMYNLLEGTRIIALLVAPFMPETGASILQTLGVPTKELQLDGNDRWGQLPPGIQVAKAAPLFPRIETE, encoded by the coding sequence ATGGATAGACGTTTTTATATCACCACGCCCATCTATTATGTAAACGATGTTCCCCATATTGGGCACGCTTACACCACCCTGGCTTGCGATGTCCTCGCCCGCTATAAGCGGGCCCGCGGCTATGAAGTCTTTTTTCTCACCGGCACCGACGAGCATGGGCAGAAGGTGGAAAAAGCCGCCATCGCCGCCGGCGAGACCCCGCTGGAACTGGCCGACCGTGTGGTCAAGCGCTTTCAGGCGCTGTGGGAAAAGCTGAACATTTCCCACACCGACTTCATCCGCACCACCCAGGAGCGCCATAAGAAAGGGGTTTCTGAACTCTTTCGGCGCATCGAGGCGAAGGGAGATATCTTTCTCGGCGAATACGAAGACTGGTACTGCACCCCCTGCGAAACCTTCTGGACCGAAACTCAGCTGATCAACGGCGCCTGCCCCGATTGCGGCCGTCCCACGGAAAAACTCAAGGAAGAGTCCTACTTCTTCCGCATGAGCAAATACCAGGAGGCGCTGCTCGCTCATATCGAAGCTAATCCTGATTTCATCCAGCCTCGGGGCCGGCGCAACGAAATTATCAGTTTCCTCAAAGAAGGATTACGCGACCTTTCCATCTCCCGCACCACCTTCTCCTGGGGGATTCCGGTGCCGGGTAATGAGCGTCACGTCATCTACGTTTGGTTCGATGCCCTGACCAACTACATCACCGCCCTCGGCTTTCCCGATGACGTCGATGGTAATTTCGCCAAGTTCTGGCCAGTCGATGCCCATGTCATCGGCAAGGACATCCTGCGTTTCCATACCGTCTACTGGCCGACCTTCCTCCTCGCCGCCGGGCTCCCTCTGCCGAAAAAGGTCTTTGCCCACGGCTGGTGGACGGTGGAGGGGCAGAAGATGAGCAAAAGCCTGCGCAACGTCGTCGAGCCGAACATGCTCATCGACAAATACGGGGTCGACGCCATCCGCTACTTCCTGCTGCGCGAAGTCCCCTTCGGCCTCGATGGCGATTTCTCCCACGCTGCCCTGGTTCATCGCATCAACTCCGATCTGGCCAATGACCTCGGCAACCTGGTCAGCCGCTCGACCGCCATGCTCGGCAAATATTTCGGCGGAACCCTCCCGGCCGCGGCGGCCAACGAGGCGCTCGATGAAGCCTTTATTCAACGATTTCCCGCTGCCATCACCAAGGTCGACGAACTGATGGATGAGCTGGCGTTCAACAAGGCGCTCCAGGCCATCTGGGAACTGGTCGGCGCCGCCAACAAATACATCGACGAGACCGCCCCCTGGGCCCTGGCCAAGGAGGAGAGCCTGCGCCCCCGCCTGGCGACGGTTATGTACAACCTGCTCGAAGGCACGCGGATCATCGCCCTGCTGGTCGCGCCCTTCATGCCGGAAACCGGCGCGTCGATTCTGCAAACCCTGGGAGTTCCGACAAAAGAACTGCAACTTGACGGTAACGACCGCTGGGGGCAATTACCGCCGGGAATCCAGGTCGCCAAAGCCGCTCCCCTCTTCCCGCGCATCGAAACGGAATAA
- a CDS encoding MlaD family protein — protein MAMSTEKRVGIFFLLTLCVLAVMIELAEDWRPFSKSKDYHTFFRTAVGLKLGDPVRMAGVEVGKIQTIAIVDSRVRIDFQVSETTEIREDSIAEIRQTNLLGGQFLGLEFGSPDRPLLPSGSALPSVERANIDQLITSFDRNQERVFGEIGALVGDSRDSIVNASTRLENILLKIDEGSGSLGRLVNHPGLYDDFNGVLSELKTLLAGLRNGEGTLGRLMTDPTLHDDAVRVVADLRDIADGLKNGEGTLGRLLTDDQLYDRANEAVAQLGEVATKANNGTGSLGKLVNDEALYNEVLASVERINSIAAKIDRGEGSLGRLVNEDSLYRDAVTTLRKVEKAMDGMSDAGPVSALGTVVGTLF, from the coding sequence ATGGCCATGTCTACCGAAAAACGGGTGGGGATCTTTTTTCTGCTAACGCTTTGCGTCCTCGCGGTGATGATCGAGCTTGCCGAAGACTGGCGCCCTTTCAGTAAAAGCAAGGACTATCACACCTTCTTCCGGACGGCGGTGGGCCTCAAACTCGGCGATCCGGTGCGTATGGCCGGGGTCGAAGTCGGCAAGATCCAGACAATCGCCATCGTCGATTCGCGCGTACGCATCGACTTCCAGGTTTCCGAAACAACTGAAATCCGTGAAGATTCCATTGCTGAAATCCGCCAGACCAATCTCTTGGGCGGTCAGTTTCTCGGCCTGGAATTCGGCTCGCCGGACCGGCCGCTCTTGCCCTCCGGCAGCGCCCTGCCATCGGTGGAGCGGGCCAATATCGACCAGTTGATCACCAGCTTCGACCGCAACCAGGAGCGAGTTTTCGGTGAGATCGGCGCCCTGGTCGGCGATAGCCGTGATTCCATCGTCAACGCCTCGACCCGACTGGAAAACATTCTGCTCAAGATTGACGAGGGGAGCGGCAGCCTCGGCCGTCTGGTCAATCACCCCGGTCTTTATGACGATTTCAACGGCGTGCTGAGCGAACTCAAGACCCTGCTCGCCGGATTGCGCAACGGTGAGGGCACTCTCGGCCGGTTGATGACCGATCCGACCCTGCACGACGATGCCGTGCGGGTCGTCGCCGACCTGCGCGATATTGCCGACGGTCTGAAAAACGGGGAGGGGACCCTGGGCCGCCTGCTCACCGATGACCAGCTCTACGACCGGGCCAATGAAGCCGTCGCCCAACTCGGCGAAGTGGCGACCAAGGCCAATAACGGCACCGGTTCCCTGGGCAAACTGGTCAACGACGAAGCCCTGTACAACGAAGTGCTGGCGAGCGTCGAGCGCATCAACAGCATCGCCGCCAAGATCGATCGGGGGGAGGGGAGCCTCGGTCGGTTGGTCAACGAGGACAGCCTCTACCGCGATGCCGTCACTACCTTGCGCAAAGTGGAAAAGGCCATGGACGGCATGAGTGACGCGGGTCCGGTGTCCGCCCTGGGAACGGTGGTCGGCACTCTGTTCTAG